The following proteins are encoded in a genomic region of Amycolatopsis sulphurea:
- a CDS encoding PspC domain-containing protein codes for MTNPTETIDQPQTKKLHRSRTDRMIAGVCGGWADYLGVDPAMVRIAAVAATALTAGLMIPVYLAAVLLTPAA; via the coding sequence ATGACGAACCCGACGGAGACCATCGACCAGCCGCAGACCAAGAAGCTCCACCGCAGCCGGACCGACCGGATGATCGCCGGGGTCTGCGGCGGATGGGCCGACTACCTCGGCGTGGACCCGGCGATGGTGCGTATTGCCGCAGTCGCCGCCACCGCGCTCACGGCCGGGTTGATGATCCCGGTCTACCTCGCCGCCGTCCTCCTGACGCCGGCGGCCTGA
- a CDS encoding transporter substrate-binding domain-containing protein, giving the protein MKIVALVVALLAVFGFATASAATRAEPGPADTVLARGELRVCSTGDYRPFTYRDPAGRWSGIDFDLAGDLAQRLGLRPALVQTTWARLAGDVGSRCDLAMGGISVTAERARLATYSTPYQRDGKTPITRCADVARFGTLAQIDRPGVQVVVNPGGTNEKFARTRLRQATVLGHPDNNTIFDELLAGRADLMITDASETRWQSRQHPQLCAVHPDHPFTDDEKAYLLPHGSGLLLGYVNGWLRTIREDGTYAAVTRRWLG; this is encoded by the coding sequence ATGAAGATCGTCGCGCTGGTGGTCGCGCTGCTCGCGGTGTTCGGGTTTGCCACGGCGTCCGCGGCCACGCGCGCCGAACCCGGTCCGGCGGACACGGTGCTCGCCCGCGGTGAGCTGCGGGTGTGCAGCACGGGCGACTACCGGCCGTTCACCTACCGCGACCCGGCGGGCCGGTGGAGCGGGATCGATTTCGACCTCGCAGGGGACCTTGCGCAGCGGCTCGGTCTCCGGCCGGCCTTGGTCCAGACCACCTGGGCACGCCTGGCTGGGGACGTCGGAAGCCGCTGCGACCTGGCGATGGGCGGGATCTCGGTGACCGCGGAGCGAGCCCGGCTGGCCACCTACAGCACGCCGTATCAGCGCGACGGCAAGACACCGATCACCCGCTGCGCGGACGTCGCGCGGTTCGGGACCTTGGCGCAGATCGACCGTCCAGGGGTTCAGGTCGTGGTGAATCCCGGTGGTACCAACGAAAAGTTCGCGCGTACGCGGCTGCGCCAGGCCACCGTGCTGGGCCATCCGGACAACAACACGATCTTCGATGAGCTGCTGGCCGGCCGGGCCGATCTGATGATCACCGATGCGTCCGAGACTCGCTGGCAGTCCCGGCAGCACCCGCAGCTCTGCGCGGTGCATCCGGACCACCCGTTCACCGACGACGAAAAGGCGTACCTGCTGCCCCACGGGTCCGGGCTGCTGCTGGGCTACGTGAACGGCTGGCTGCGGACGATCCGGGAGGACGGGACGTACGCCGCGGTCACCCGGCGCTGGCTCGGCTGA
- a CDS encoding o-succinylbenzoate synthase, with translation MRVYALPLKNRFRDITVREGVLLHGPAGWGEFCPFADYSDVESVPWLTSALEASEQGWPAAVRDRIEVNTTVPIVPPERAHELVRASGCRTAKVKVADKRATLAEDCARLEAVRDALGPAGAIRVDANAAWDVDTAVHALGELDRAAGGLEYAEQPCPTIDDLAAVRRRVSVRIAADESIRRAEDPLKVAVAGAADIAVLKVAPLGGVRRALEVADACGLPCVVSSAVETSVGLAAGLALAGALPELDFACGLGTMSLLRGDVSTATLSPVDGYLPVLPTPPEPDTFASFAASAEVTRAWQNRLARVRSAAGR, from the coding sequence ATGCGGGTCTACGCGCTGCCCTTGAAAAACCGGTTCCGGGACATCACCGTGCGTGAGGGTGTGCTGCTGCACGGGCCTGCCGGGTGGGGCGAGTTCTGCCCGTTCGCGGACTACTCGGACGTCGAGAGTGTGCCCTGGCTCACGTCCGCGCTCGAAGCGAGCGAACAAGGCTGGCCCGCCGCGGTGCGGGATCGGATCGAGGTGAACACCACCGTCCCGATCGTCCCGCCGGAACGCGCGCACGAGCTGGTCCGCGCCTCCGGATGCCGCACCGCGAAGGTCAAGGTCGCCGACAAGCGCGCGACCCTCGCCGAGGACTGTGCCCGTTTGGAGGCGGTCCGCGACGCGCTCGGTCCGGCCGGCGCGATCCGCGTCGACGCCAACGCGGCCTGGGACGTGGACACCGCGGTGCACGCCCTCGGCGAACTGGACCGGGCGGCGGGCGGCCTGGAGTACGCTGAACAGCCCTGCCCCACCATCGACGACCTCGCCGCGGTCCGGCGCCGGGTGTCCGTGCGCATCGCCGCCGACGAATCGATCCGGCGGGCCGAAGACCCGCTGAAGGTGGCTGTCGCCGGGGCCGCCGATATCGCCGTGTTGAAGGTCGCGCCGCTGGGCGGAGTACGTCGCGCGCTCGAAGTCGCCGACGCGTGCGGGCTGCCGTGCGTAGTGTCCTCGGCGGTGGAGACGAGTGTCGGCCTCGCCGCCGGGCTGGCGCTCGCGGGCGCGCTGCCCGAGCTGGACTTCGCCTGCGGCCTCGGCACGATGTCGTTGCTGCGGGGGGACGTCAGCACCGCCACGCTGTCCCCTGTGGACGGTTACCTGCCGGTGCTGCCGACCCCGCCGGAACCAGATACTTTCGCCTCGTTCGCCGCTTCCGCCGAGGTGACCCGCGCCTGGCAGAACCGGTTGGCGCGAGTGCGTTCGGCAGCGGGCCGGTAG
- a CDS encoding AfsR/SARP family transcriptional regulator has protein sequence MGSMDFRVLGPAEVRAGGEVVPLGGSRPLIVLTGLLLRANRVVSVDLLSHWLWTDDQRRSKGALQTYVLRLRRALGEAVQIRTERDGYLLQVDENAVDLLRFRHRADLGRTAAERGEHRQAAALFEDALAEWRGPALQNVASDALHREEAGQLTEERTRVREQWAESLLAVGEHDLIVPSLERLTREHPLRERPHEQLMLALFRAGRRAEALEAYRRISAVLADELGLDPGAGLQSAHRLVLGGDDSAGYRPAAEPQVPHQLPPDLRAFTGRARALKALHALLPEALDDGTSTPIASVEGMGGQGKTTLSVHFAHQIADRFTGGQVFQDLRGFGAGDPLEPLAALEAMLGALGVPADQIPAGLDERAAAWRTHTAGRRLIMVLDNANSSAQVRPLMPGPGCLVVVTSRWQLRGLAATHGVRRIGLSELDDEEGVQLIASTVGLDRVEADPAAAEQFVRYCGGLPLAIRILAVRLAQFPDQPLGEFVAGLPAGGGRLGTFDLGDGDETNIRAVFSCSYRALPEPAARLLRLLGLPMVPGFDVDTVVALAGGEEAEVREALGALVSAHLLDQPRPGQYRFHDLIRAYAFELSYQVDSAWQRDTACERLLGWYLVTARNASWAMRPDRFQDSLGIEGLRGGLAFDGYHEGLAWFSREHENLVSVVSWSFRIRYHAHCWKVAWLLFTYLAGRTRVDECRVVLETALRATQESGDRPGEAAIRNGLGVLDGVVRDYSSARRNLEKALAVQQELGSLRGEARARYNLSQTAREFADFPAAYRHGERALEIARDLQLTGFEANVLRALGDLCATMGDHPQALTLADEALSLVPADDPRTGRFSLVTRARALLGLGRHTEGIECMSEAVDMFFAMDEEYEAADALSELGTAHLSQGRPAAARDCWLRSIRLLTTLAHPDAAAVRAKLATLVGG, from the coding sequence ATGGGATCGATGGACTTCCGGGTGCTCGGTCCGGCCGAGGTGCGGGCCGGGGGCGAGGTGGTGCCGCTGGGCGGCAGCCGCCCGCTGATCGTGCTCACCGGGCTGCTGCTGCGTGCCAACCGGGTCGTCTCGGTCGACCTGCTGAGCCATTGGCTGTGGACCGACGACCAGCGTCGCTCGAAGGGCGCCCTGCAGACGTACGTGCTGCGGTTGCGCCGCGCGCTCGGGGAAGCGGTGCAGATCCGCACCGAGCGCGACGGTTATCTGCTGCAGGTCGACGAGAACGCGGTGGACCTGCTGCGGTTTCGCCACCGCGCCGACCTGGGCCGGACGGCTGCCGAACGTGGCGAGCACCGGCAGGCGGCCGCGTTGTTCGAGGACGCGCTGGCCGAATGGCGGGGCCCGGCTCTGCAGAACGTGGCTTCGGACGCGCTGCACCGGGAGGAAGCCGGACAGCTCACCGAAGAGCGCACGCGGGTGCGCGAGCAGTGGGCCGAATCGCTGCTCGCGGTCGGTGAGCACGATCTGATCGTGCCCTCGCTCGAACGGCTGACCAGGGAACATCCGTTGCGGGAACGGCCGCACGAGCAGTTGATGCTCGCCTTGTTCCGGGCCGGGCGGCGGGCCGAGGCGCTGGAGGCCTACCGGCGGATCAGCGCTGTGCTGGCCGACGAGCTGGGCCTGGACCCCGGCGCCGGGTTGCAGAGCGCGCACCGGCTCGTGCTCGGCGGGGACGATTCCGCCGGGTACCGTCCGGCAGCCGAACCGCAGGTGCCGCACCAGCTGCCGCCCGATCTGCGCGCGTTCACCGGGCGGGCGCGGGCGTTGAAGGCCTTGCATGCCCTGCTTCCGGAGGCGCTCGACGACGGCACCTCCACGCCGATCGCTTCGGTGGAAGGAATGGGCGGCCAAGGGAAGACCACGCTGTCCGTGCACTTCGCACACCAGATCGCGGACCGGTTCACCGGTGGGCAGGTTTTCCAGGACCTGCGCGGGTTCGGGGCGGGCGATCCGCTGGAGCCGCTCGCCGCGCTCGAAGCGATGCTGGGCGCCCTCGGCGTGCCCGCGGACCAGATCCCGGCCGGGCTCGACGAACGAGCCGCGGCCTGGCGCACGCACACCGCGGGCCGGCGGCTGATCATGGTGCTGGACAACGCGAACAGCTCGGCGCAGGTGCGTCCGCTGATGCCGGGGCCGGGCTGTCTCGTCGTGGTCACCAGCCGGTGGCAGCTGCGTGGCCTGGCCGCCACCCACGGTGTCCGGCGGATCGGACTGTCCGAACTGGACGATGAGGAAGGAGTCCAGCTGATCGCCTCGACGGTCGGGCTCGACCGGGTGGAGGCGGATCCGGCCGCCGCGGAGCAGTTCGTGCGGTACTGCGGCGGGCTGCCGCTGGCCATCCGGATCCTCGCGGTGCGGCTGGCGCAGTTCCCGGATCAGCCGCTCGGCGAGTTCGTTGCCGGGCTGCCGGCCGGCGGCGGACGGCTCGGCACGTTCGATCTCGGCGACGGGGACGAGACGAACATCCGCGCGGTGTTCTCCTGCTCGTACCGGGCCCTGCCGGAACCCGCGGCCCGGTTGCTGCGGCTGCTCGGCCTGCCGATGGTGCCGGGGTTCGATGTGGACACCGTCGTCGCGCTGGCCGGGGGTGAGGAAGCGGAGGTGCGCGAAGCGCTGGGCGCGCTGGTCTCCGCGCACCTGCTCGACCAGCCGCGGCCGGGGCAGTACCGGTTCCACGATCTGATCCGGGCGTACGCGTTCGAACTCTCGTACCAAGTGGACAGTGCGTGGCAGCGGGATACCGCGTGCGAACGGCTGCTCGGCTGGTATCTGGTGACTGCACGGAACGCGTCCTGGGCCATGCGGCCGGACCGGTTCCAGGACAGCCTCGGGATCGAAGGCCTGCGGGGTGGCCTTGCCTTCGACGGCTATCACGAGGGGCTGGCCTGGTTCTCGCGGGAGCACGAGAATCTGGTCTCGGTCGTGAGCTGGTCGTTCCGGATCCGGTACCACGCGCACTGCTGGAAAGTGGCCTGGCTGCTGTTCACCTACCTCGCCGGGCGAACCCGGGTCGACGAATGCCGCGTCGTGCTGGAGACCGCCCTGCGTGCCACGCAGGAATCCGGCGACCGCCCGGGCGAGGCAGCGATCCGCAACGGCCTCGGCGTGCTCGACGGAGTCGTCCGGGATTACTCGTCGGCCCGGCGCAACCTGGAGAAAGCCCTTGCCGTGCAACAGGAATTGGGATCCCTGCGCGGCGAGGCGCGAGCCCGGTACAACCTCTCGCAGACCGCGCGGGAGTTCGCCGACTTCCCCGCGGCCTACCGGCACGGCGAGCGCGCCCTGGAGATCGCCCGCGACTTGCAGCTGACCGGCTTCGAAGCGAACGTCCTGCGCGCCCTCGGTGACCTCTGCGCCACCATGGGCGACCACCCGCAGGCCTTGACCCTGGCCGACGAGGCGCTGTCGCTGGTACCCGCGGATGACCCGCGAACCGGCCGGTTCTCGCTGGTCACCCGGGCACGCGCGCTGCTGGGTCTGGGCAGGCATACGGAGGGCATCGAGTGCATGTCCGAAGCCGTGGACATGTTCTTCGCGATGGACGAGGAGTACGAGGCCGCGGACGCTTTGTCCGAGCTGGGCACCGCCCACCTGAGCCAAGGCCGCCCCGCCGCCGCCCGGGACTGCTGGCTGCGCTCGATCCGGCTGCTGACCACCCTGGCTCACCCGGATGCCGCCGCCGTGCGGGCCAAACTGGCCACTTTGGTGGGTGGGTAG
- a CDS encoding DUF4253 domain-containing protein has product MTIAPFHPEAGAPPVPALPTLPPLPPGRWHGRIWVSAEPLARPQRYLECVAEFGRSGLWPVLIPPDQRFTARGEDWLDDRGRLAPAGHRIDSADPGEVLARWWDSSCCEGACLRPFGTGFPGLARRSHRRSDPLAEAGNTGTVHATRTPHRLGLVQAERPADVPALIGWTGMSKSTDRVAELSAVLRSWEDRFGATLVTLGFDALELSVSAPPRTQARALTVAAEHRAFSLPTYLAQPGTLREYAGTLIRTRRWRFSWA; this is encoded by the coding sequence ATGACGATCGCACCGTTCCACCCCGAGGCCGGGGCACCGCCGGTCCCGGCGTTGCCGACACTGCCGCCGTTGCCGCCGGGGCGGTGGCACGGGCGGATCTGGGTGTCCGCCGAACCGCTCGCCCGGCCACAGCGGTACCTGGAATGCGTCGCGGAGTTCGGCCGGTCCGGCTTGTGGCCGGTACTGATCCCACCCGACCAGCGGTTCACCGCACGCGGCGAGGACTGGCTCGACGATCGCGGCAGGCTCGCGCCCGCCGGGCACCGCATCGATTCCGCCGACCCCGGGGAAGTGCTCGCGCGCTGGTGGGACTCCTCCTGCTGTGAAGGTGCCTGCCTGCGGCCGTTCGGTACCGGGTTCCCCGGACTCGCCCGGCGTTCGCACCGCCGCAGCGACCCCCTCGCCGAGGCGGGCAACACCGGCACCGTCCACGCCACGCGCACACCGCACCGGCTCGGGCTGGTGCAGGCCGAGCGCCCGGCCGACGTGCCCGCCCTGATCGGCTGGACCGGCATGAGCAAGTCCACCGACCGCGTCGCCGAACTCTCCGCGGTACTCCGCAGCTGGGAAGACCGCTTCGGCGCCACCCTCGTCACGCTCGGCTTCGACGCGCTGGAGCTGTCCGTCTCCGCCCCACCCCGCACGCAGGCCCGCGCGCTGACCGTCGCCGCCGAGCACCGCGCCTTCAGCCTGCCGACCTACCTCGCCCAGCCCGGCACCCTGCGCGAGTACGCCGGCACCCTCATCCGCACCCGCCGCTGGCGATTCTCCTGGGCCTGA